CTCAACAAAGCTTTTCTTGGGCCAGATTTACGATCGAAATGTTTTACTCTTCTTCTGTGTGAGCTCATTTTATTCTCCGTTAAACGTACTGACCGGATTAGGTATCAGCACGATAGTACCCCGAAGGGTCACTTTTAAGGGCTCCTTGCCCCGCAACTCCCGCAGGAATCGCTGTTTAGAACACCATCATTGGAAATTCTTAATTGGAAAGGCATCCTGATTTCTCAGAATGCCTTTTAAAATATTACTGCTGAGATTCTCTTTTTTGAGGTGGTTGGCTTGGATCCCAACCTGCTGGCGGCCAGCCTTCGATTTTCATACCAAGGCTAAGTCCCATCTCACCCAAGATCTCTTTAATTTCGTTAAGAGACTTACGACCGAAGTTTTTAGTCTTAAGCATTTCTGCTTCTGAACGAACAACCAACTCACCGATGTAACGGATGTTAGCGTTTTTCAAACAGTTTGCAGAACGCACAGACAACTCAAGATCGTCTACAGAGCGGAACAAATTCTCATTCAATGAAGGAGAACCCATTTCACGAGCTTCTTCAGCTGGCTCCATAGTTTCGTCGAAAGTAAGGAAGATCTGAAGTTGTTCTTTCATGATTTTAGATGAAAGAGCTACAGCTTCTTCAGGTTTCAAAGAACCATCAGTCCAAACTTCCAAAGTCAATGCATCGTAATCAGTTCTTTGACCAACACGCGCATTTGAAACGTTGTAGTTAACCTTTCTGATAGGGCTGTAAAGGGCGTCAACGCCGATAAAGCCTACAGGAAGATCAGTCTCTCTGTTTTCTACTGGTACATATCCACGACCGAAGCTCACGATGATTTCGGCGTTGAAGTTTGCATTAGCACCCAAAGTTGCAAGATGGTGATCTGGGTTTAGAACCTCGATCTTATCTGAAGTTTGGATATCCGCTGCAGTTACTTTACCTGGACCTTTTTTAGAGATTTTCAAAGTAACAGAGTCAGAAGTGTACTGTTTAAAGCGAACTTCTTTAAGGTTCAAGATGATGTCAGTTACATCCTCAAGAACGTCTGGGATCGTAGTGAACTCGTGCAATACGCCTTCAAACTTAACAGCTGTAATTGCAGAACCCATCATTGAACTAAGAAGAATTCTTCTTAGGGAGTTACCAAGAGTAACCCCAAAGCCTCTTTCGAGGGGACGGATAATGAATTTAGCGTAATCTTCACGAAGAGTATCACGATCAACCTCAAATCCCTTTGGTTTGATCATCTCTCTCCAGAACTTATAATAGTGCTCTTGCATGCTTCCCCCGAGAGGTAAAATTATCTTGAGTAGTATTCAACGATCATGTTCTCTTCAACTGCCACTGTTACATCTTCACGGTTTGGAAGATCTTTAACAGTTCCAGTGAATTTCGCATGATCAGCTTCAAGCCAAGCTGGTACAGATCTGCGTGCTACTGATTGAATAGCAGCTTGGATCTTAACAACTGCGCGGCTTGATTCCGCAACTGTAATAACGTCACCCTTATTTACAATGATGCTTGGAATGTTAGCTCTCTTACCATTCAACAAGAAATGGTTGTGTTTAACAAGCTGCCTTGCTTCACGACGAGAGTTAGCATACCCCAAAGAGTAGACAACGTTATCAAGTCTTGTCTCGAGGAACTTAAGAAGCGCAGTACCAGTCAATTCTTTTGAGCGGTTGGCTTCAGATACATATTTTACAAATTGTTTTTCAGAAACACCGTAGTATCTCTTAGTTTTTTGTTTTTCACGCAATTGAAGTGCAAATTCAGAGAACTTCAAACGAGATTGACCGTGTTGTCCTGGAGGATAAGGTCTTCTTTCGAAAGAACACTTATCTGTGTAACAACGATCACCCTTCAAGAAAAGTTTCACGTTTTCGCGACGGCAAAGCTTACAAACGCTTTCGTTAATGCAGCTCACGATATACTCCTATTAAATTCTTCTACGCTTAGGTGGACGGCAACCGTTATGTGGAACAGGTG
This region of Bdellovibrio sp. BCCA genomic DNA includes:
- a CDS encoding DNA-directed RNA polymerase subunit alpha — its product is MQEHYYKFWREMIKPKGFEVDRDTLREDYAKFIIRPLERGFGVTLGNSLRRILLSSMMGSAITAVKFEGVLHEFTTIPDVLEDVTDIILNLKEVRFKQYTSDSVTLKISKKGPGKVTAADIQTSDKIEVLNPDHHLATLGANANFNAEIIVSFGRGYVPVENRETDLPVGFIGVDALYSPIRKVNYNVSNARVGQRTDYDALTLEVWTDGSLKPEEAVALSSKIMKEQLQIFLTFDETMEPAEEAREMGSPSLNENLFRSVDDLELSVRSANCLKNANIRYIGELVVRSEAEMLKTKNFGRKSLNEIKEILGEMGLSLGMKIEGWPPAGWDPSQPPQKRESQQ
- the rpsD gene encoding 30S ribosomal protein S4, whose protein sequence is MSCINESVCKLCRRENVKLFLKGDRCYTDKCSFERRPYPPGQHGQSRLKFSEFALQLREKQKTKRYYGVSEKQFVKYVSEANRSKELTGTALLKFLETRLDNVVYSLGYANSRREARQLVKHNHFLLNGKRANIPSIIVNKGDVITVAESSRAVVKIQAAIQSVARRSVPAWLEADHAKFTGTVKDLPNREDVTVAVEENMIVEYYSR